From a region of the Zingiber officinale cultivar Zhangliang chromosome 4B, Zo_v1.1, whole genome shotgun sequence genome:
- the LOC121976789 gene encoding MYB-like transcription factor 4, with the protein MGRSPCCEQVHTNKGAWTREEDDKLIAHIQAHGEGCWRSLPKAAGLLRCGKSCRLRWMNYLRPDLKRGNFTEEEDKLIVNLHALLGNKWSVIAARLPGRTDNEIKNYWNSHIKRKLVGQGLDPRTHLPLKAGVRQSSTDEGGCSGGGGDLDLSISLRLPHAAANWPTTSASPEVVPAPPAASCGQTICFCYHLGFRSDEACSCRASPSGHSHGHRG; encoded by the exons ATGGGCAGGTCTCCCTGCTGCGAGCAAGTTCACACCAACAAAGGAGCCTGGACCAGGGAAGAGGACGACAAGCTCATCGCTCACATCCAGGCTCACGGCGAAGGCTGCTGGCGGTCGCTCCCTAAGGCTGCAG GCCTCCTGCGCTGCGGCAAGAGCTGCCGGCTCCGGTGGATGAACTACCTTCGGCCGGACCTCAAGCGAGGAAACTTCACTGAGGAAGAGGACAAGCTCATCGTCAACCTCCATGCTTTGCTCGGAAACAA ATGGTCGGTGATCGCGGCGAGGTTACCGGGAAGAACGGATAATGAGATCAAGAACTACTGGAACTCGCACATCAAGCGGAAGCTCGTCGGCCAGGGCCTGGACCCCCGGACGCACCTCCCGCTCAAGGCCGGAGTACGACAGAGCAGCACGGACGAAGGCGGCtgtagcggcggcggcggcgatctCGACCTCAGCATCAGCCTTCGCCTCCCCCACGCGGCTGCTAATTGGCCGACGACTTCCGCCTCCCCGGAGGTGGTGCCGGCGCCTCCAGCCGCGTCGTGTGGCCAGACAATTTGCTTCTGCTACCACCTCGGATTCCGAAGCGACGAAGCTTGCAGCTGCCGCGCGAGCCCGAGCGGCCATTCTCATGGCCACCGTGGATAA